A genomic region of Antennarius striatus isolate MH-2024 chromosome 2, ASM4005453v1, whole genome shotgun sequence contains the following coding sequences:
- the gnas gene encoding guanine nucleotide-binding protein G(s) subunit alpha: MGCLGNSKSEDQRNEEKAQREANKKIEKQLQKDKQIYRATHRLLLLGAGESGKSTIVKQMRILHVNGFNAEEKKQKIQDIKNNIKEAIETIVTAMSTLTPPVQLARPENRYRIEYILNLVLQKDSEFPPEFYEHTKTLWQDEGVRACYERSNEYQLIDCAQYFLDKIDIIKQSDYTPTDQDLLRCRVLTSGIFETTFQVDKVNFHMFDVGGQRDERRKWIQCFNDVTAIIFVVASSSYNMVIREDNQTNRLQEALNLFKNIWNNRWLRTISVILFLNKQDLLAEKVLAGKSKIEEYFPEFARYTTPDDATPELGEDPRVTRAKYFIRDEFLRISTASGDGRHYCYPHFTCAVDTENIRSVFNDCRDIIQRMHLRQYELL; encoded by the exons ATGGGTTGTTTGGGTAACAGCAAATCCGAAGACCAGAGAAATGAGGAGAAGGCTCAAAGAGAAGCAAACAAAAAGATCGAGAAGCAGCtccagaaagacaaacagatttACAGAGCAACACACAGACTACTACTTTTAG GTGCCGGGGAGTCAGGAAAGAGTACTATAGTGAAGCAGATGAGGATCCTACATGTCAATGGCTTCAACGCAGA agagaagaagcagaaaatccAGGATATCAAGAATAACATTAAAGAGGCCATCGAG acCATAGTAACAGCAATGAGCACCTTGACACCACCAGTGCAGCTGGCACGCCCAGAGAACCGGTACCGGATTGAATACATCCTCAACCTTGTCCTCCAGAAGGACTCCGAATTTCCACCT GAATTTTACGAGCATACAAAGACACTGTGGCAGGATGAAGGGGTCAGAGCGTGCTATGAGAGATCCAATGAGTACCAGCTAATCGACTGTGCACAATA ctTTTTGGACAAAATTGACATTATAAAGCAAAGCGACTATACTCCAACAGATCAG GATTTGCTGCGTTGCAGAGTGCTGACATCGGGAATCTTTGAGACGACATTCCAGGTGGACAAAGTTAATTTCCA TATGTTTGATGTTGGCGGTCAAAGAGACGAGCGCCGGAAATGGATTCAGTGCTTTAATG ATGTAACAGCTATCATCTTCGTGGTAGCCAGTAGCAGTTACAACATGGTGATTAGAGAGGACAATCAGACCAACCGTTTACAGGAAGCCCTCAATCTTTTCAAGAACATCTGGAACAACAG GTGGCTGCGGACCATTTCTGTCATCTTGTTCCTAAATAAACAGGACCTGCTGGCAGAGAAGGTGCTGGCAGGGAAGTCCAAAATTGAGGAGTATTTTCCTGAATTTGCTCGCTACACTACACCTGATGATG cAACACCAGAGCTTGGAGAAGATCCACGTGTCACGAGGGCAAAGTACTTCATAAGAGATGAATTCCTG AGGATCAGCACAGCGAGCGGCGATGGGAGGCACTACTGCTACCCCCACTTCACCTGTGCAGTCGACACAGAAAACATCCGCAGTGTCTTCAACGACTGTCGAGACATCATCCAGCGAATGCACCTGCGGCAGTACGAGCTCTTGTGA